The following are encoded together in the Phragmites australis chromosome 19, lpPhrAust1.1, whole genome shotgun sequence genome:
- the LOC133900965 gene encoding probable NAD kinase 2, chloroplastic, translated as MIDVCARHGPAKIPAAPLAGARVAWVAGRWWWRPATAAGARHGVAARASSFGSRIGLDSQNFHTRDLSQLLWVGPVPGDIAEIEAYCRIFRSAEQLHTTVMSALCDPETGECPVRYDVESEDLPVLEDKVAAVLGCMLALLNRGRNEVLSGRSGVASAFQGSEDRTMDRIPPLAMFRGDMKRCCESMQVALASYLVPREARGLDIWRRLQRLKNACYDAGFPRADGYPCPTLFANWFPVYLSTASDDSGTDELEVAFWRGGQVSEEGLAWLLEKGFKTIVDLREEDVKDDLYLSAVQEAISSGKIEVVNMPVETGTAPSAEQVQQFAALVSDGTKKPIYLHSKEGVSRTSAMVSRWKQYVTRSERLAVQNRSLNGNGNLLTNDKTEQHTGSPSSSTNGTKNGTPVESYRTMNSRETTEIDIETARHNLEVTNAFPTDQSIEQGELHGTRAELLSNFRLESNPLKAQFPACNVFSRKEMTNFFRSKKVSPKSVLNSRRRSSSLLVSRRKQNLSMKHNGAIDYEAAEFTVPKSSNGTSSDNDYILSVASGITNGKPSNNGASVLVEEREREVSVITVDTRTSARSSNGNAWDGSQKSAEKNGAPYLERNKSDLVDENMCASATGVVRLQSRRKAEMFLVRTDGFSCTREKVTESSLAFTHPSTQQQMLMWKSPPKTVLLLKKLGDELMEEAKEAASFLHHQEKMNVLVEPDVHDIFARIPGYGFVQTFYTQDTSDLHERVDFVTCLGGDGVILHASNLFRTSVPPVVSFNLGSLGFLTSHNFEGFRQDLRAVIHGNNTFGVYITLRMRLRCEIFRNGKAMPGKVFDVLNEVVVDRGSNPYLSKIECYEHNHLITKVQGDGVIVATPTGSTAYSTAAGGSMVHPNVPCMLFTPICPHSLSFRPVILPDSARLELKIPDDARSNAWVSFDGKRRQQLSRGDSVRISMSQHPLPTVNKSDQTGDWFRSLIRCLNWNERLDQKAL; from the exons ATGATTGACGTCTGCGCACGCCACGGGCCCGCCAAGATCCCGGCTGCGCCGCTCGCCGGGGCGCGAGTCGCCTGGGTCGCCGGCAGGTGGTGGTGGCGCCCCGCCACCGCGGCGGGGGCGCGCCATGGCGTCGCTGCGCGGGCGTCGTCGTTCGGTTCCCGGATCGGGCTGGACTCCCAG AATTTTCACACAAGGGACCTGTCCCAGTTGCTGTGGGTCGGTCCGGTGCCCGGCGACATCGCAGAGATTGAGGCGTACTGCCGCATATTCCGTTCTGCTGAGCAGCTCCACACCACGGTTATGTCAGCGCTCTGTGATCCAGAGACAGGAGAGTGCCCTGTCCGCTATGATGTGGAATCGGAGGACCTGCCGGTGCTGGAAGACAAGGTTGCTGCCGTGTTGGGCTGCATGCTGGCGTTGCTGAATCGGGGAAGGAATGAAGTGCTCTCAGGGCGATCGGGTGTTGCAAGCGCGTTCCAGGGATCTGAGGACAGAACCATGGATAGGATCCCGCCGCTCGCCATGTTCCGTGGAGACATGAAGCGGTGCTGTGAGAGTATGCAGGTTGCGCTTGCCAGCTACCTTGTACCGCGTGAGGCCAGGGGCTTGGACATATGGAGGAGGCTACAGAGGTTGAAGAACGCTTGTTACGATGCGGGTTTCCCGAGGGCTGATGGTTATCCCTGTCCAACATTGTTTGCAAATTGGTTTCCGGTGTACCTTTCGACTGCGTCAGATGATTCAGGGACAGATGAGTTAGAGGTTGCATTTTGGAGGGGAGGGCAAGTCAGTGAGGAGGGATTGGCATGGCTACTGGAAAAGGGATTCAAAACTATTGTTGATCTCCGCGAGGAAGATGTTAAAGATGATTTATACCTCTCAGCTGTTCAGGAAGCTATCTCATCTGGGAAGATAGAGGTGGTGAATATGCCGGTTGAGACTGGAACTGCACCCTCAGCTGAACAGGTTCAGCAATTTGCAGCACTTGTATCAGATGGCACAAAGAAGCCCATTTATCTTCATAGCAAAGAAGGTGTTTCTAGGACGTCTGCAATGGTCTCAAGATGGAAACAGTATGTTACTCGTTCAGAGAGGTTGGCTGTCCAAAATCGCTCTTTAAATGGGAATGGTAACCTCCTGACGAATGACAAGACAGAGCAGCACACAGGCAGCCCAAGTTCCTCCACAAATGGAACTAAAAATGGTACACCAGTGGAATCTTATAGGACCATGAACAGTAGAGAAACAACTGAGATAGACATAGAAACAGCACGTCATAATCTGGAGGTCACTAATGCCTTTCCCACTGATCAAAGCATTGAACAAGGTGAACTGCATGGCACCAGGGCAGAACTTCTGTCAAACTTCAGGCTGGAGAGTAATCCTCTTAAAGCACAATTTCCTGCTTGCAATGTTTTCTCTAGAAAGGAGATGACCAACTTTTTTAGAAGCAAAAAGGTTTCTCCAAAATCTGTTCTGAACTCTCGGAGACGATCGAGTAGCTTGCTGGTCTCGAGGAGAAAACAAAATCTCAGCATGAAGCATAATGGAGCCATTGACTATGAAGCAGCAGAGTTCACAGTTCCAAAAAGTTCAAATGGGACATCATCTGACAATGACTATATTCTATCAGTTGCTTCAGGTATAACTAATGGAAAACCATCCAACAATGGAGCCTCCGTGTTAGTTGAGGAAAGGGAAAGGGAAGTTTCAGTCATTACTGTTGATACTAGAACATCTGCCCGCAGTTCTAATGGGAATGCTTGGGATGGATCACAAAAATCTGCTGAAAAGAATGGTGCTCCTTACCTGGAGAGAAACAAATCAGATCTTGTTGATGAAAATATGTGTGCATCAGCGACTGGTGTTGTTAGACTTCAGTCAAGAAGAAAAGCAGAGATGTTTCTAGTACGTACTGATGGATTTTCTTGTACTAGAGAAAAAGTAACAGAATCATCTCTGGCTTTTACACATCCTAGCACCCAGCAACAGATGCTTATGTGGAAATCTCCTCCAAAGACTGTCTTACTTTTGAAGAAATTAGgtgatgagctcatggaagaagctAAAGAG GCCGCTTCATTTCTGCATcatcaagaaaagatgaatgTTCTTGTGGAGCCTGATGTTCATGATATATTTGCTAGAATTCCTGGTTATGGTTTTGTGCAAACCTTCTATACTCAAGATACCAG TGACCTTCATGAGAGAGTTGATTTTGTCACATGCTTGGGTGGTGATGGAGTCATTTtgcatgcatcaaacttattTAGAACTTCTGTACCACCTGTTGTCTCTTTCAATCTTGGATCTCTTGGATTCCTGACTTCACATAAT TTCGAAGGTTTCAGACAAGACTTGAGAGCTGTCATCCATGGAAACAATACATTTGGAGTTTATATAACCCTTAGAATGCGTCTACGATGTGAAATCTTTCGTAATGGAAAAGCAATGCCTGGAAAAGTGTTTGATGTGCTAAATGAAGTTGTTGTTGACCGGGGTTCTAATCCATACCTATCCAAAATTGAATGTTACGAGCATAACCACCTTATCACTAAG GTTCAAGGAGATGGGGTGATAGTAGCAACACCAACTGGCAGTACGGCATACTCTACTGCAGCAGGAGGTTCAATG GTCCATCCAAATGTCCCATGCATGTTGTTTACTCCAATCTGCCCGCACTCACTGTCATTTAGACCTGTCATCCTTCCTGATTCAGCACGGCTTGAATTAAAG ATACCAGATGATGCAAGAAGTAATGCTTGGGTATCATTTGATGGCAAAAGAAGGCAACAATTGTCAAGAGGAGACTCTGTTCGTATATCCATGAGCCAACACCCGCTCCCAACTGTTAATAAATCCGACCAAACTGGTGACTGGTTCCGCAGTCTGATCAGGTGCCTGAACTGGAACGAGAGATTGGACCAGAAGGCGCTATAG